The genomic interval CTCGGTAAACAGGTGCTCTCCTTTAGCTGTGAGGGCTACAAGGGAGTCAGCCAGTCCGCCGGGCACCATATAGCCAACAACGGTCTTTTTAAAAATGTCGTTGGCCGTGATGACGAGGGGGAGGAGGAGGGTTTTACGATCAATGCCCTCGGTGAATACAATATCGGCGGAGATGCCTGGGAGATCGAGAGGATTTTGAAAAACTGCGGCATCCGGGTGCTCAGCACCTTCAGCGGCGACGGCTCTTACGAGGAGATAAGCCGGGCACATAAGGCCAAACTGAACATGGTTCAGTGCCATCGGTCCATTAATTATATGGCTGACATGATGGAGAAAAAATTCGGCATCCCCTGGGTCAAGGTCAACTTTATCGGAGTGAATGCCACCGTCAAGTCCCTGCGCAAGATCGCCCGGTTTTTTGATGACCGGGAATTAACCGATCGGATAGAGAAGGTTATCGAAAAAGAGCTGGCTGAAGTCACACCTCAGATCGAGAAATATAAACCCTTATGTGCGGGGAAAAAAGCCATGCTGGTCGTTGGCGGATCTCGCGCCCATCACTATCAGGAGCTGTTCAGGGACCTTGGAATGGCCTCGATCGCAGCCGGTTATGAATTTGCTCACCGGGATGATTACGAAGGCCGGCAGGTTTTGCCGACCATCAAGATCGATGCGGACAGCCGCAACATTGAAGAGCTTCAGGTGGAAGCAGATCCCGAAAGATTCCATCCCCCTAAGCCGGAAGAGGTAATAGCCCGGTTAAAGGAAGAGGGAACCATCGATTCGTATGAGGGAATGATGCCCTCCATGATCAAAGGCAGCATCGCGGTCGATGATATCAGCCATATCGAGATGGAAAAGCTGATCAGGCGGTTTCGCCCGGACGTCTTTTGCGCTGGCATCAAAGACAAGTATGTG from bacterium carries:
- the nifD gene encoding nitrogenase molybdenum-iron protein alpha chain, producing MSQEIKDLPPVKMEEAVEEILKVYPTKVARKRRSHIVVVNPDEGQQQIEANVRTIPGIITQRGCCFAGCKGVVIGPIIDMVHIVHGPIGCAFYSWGIRRNMGRVQEGMKNFLQYCFSTDMQEENIIFGGEKKLREAIREADRLFNPRAISVHATCPIGLIGDDIHQVAREMSKELGKQVLSFSCEGYKGVSQSAGHHIANNGLFKNVVGRDDEGEEEGFTINALGEYNIGGDAWEIERILKNCGIRVLSTFSGDGSYEEISRAHKAKLNMVQCHRSINYMADMMEKKFGIPWVKVNFIGVNATVKSLRKIARFFDDRELTDRIEKVIEKELAEVTPQIEKYKPLCAGKKAMLVVGGSRAHHYQELFRDLGMASIAAGYEFAHRDDYEGRQVLPTIKIDADSRNIEELQVEADPERFHPPKPEEVIARLKEEGTIDSYEGMMPSMIKGSIAVDDISHIEMEKLIRRFRPDVFCAGIKDKYVIQKMGLPSKQLHNYDYGGPYAGFRGAVNFAKEMAMLLNNPVWSYVKPLWEKEPEIRAEFGNK